The following proteins come from a genomic window of Alosa sapidissima isolate fAloSap1 chromosome 20, fAloSap1.pri, whole genome shotgun sequence:
- the stox2b gene encoding storkhead-box protein 2 isoform X7, with product MQVYKGQSVPTPSPEILRHTLNVLVRERKIYPSPEGYFIVTPQTYFITPSLIRSSSKWYHLDERIPEHLQQQHQHQQQQHQHQQHQQQPQPMQTLQSPQQCTSPYSGTMTPSSSGCVRERSHHKNHGEPYVVGYREEAPVHHHQQHHSSSTLQRRAAKEHRDLHPSPPTQHHQALPAPTEKSKSTLSFPFKNDTLGKHKDSGSSSAGCGGGGGSEKQSKKFGLKLFRLSFKKDKTKQLATFSGQFPPEEWPLRDEETPTTVPRDVEMEIIRRINPDLTVENLARHTAVMKRLEEEKAQRSKASSSAQQSGRSKRSRSHRKALQQQGKTSRSQSKTRASRGNPSEGSNLDLATGEREYRDYRDYRFYSSSLVRSPREAMYSMERNRGKHMVHSNPNIVESHFTTAPEWDVSGELAKRRTEVPFPEPSRAASNHHSKVHRSHSHTQERKSRNERSEKAKERSRSMDNSKGPLGGPFLDMPEDFECSPEDGSRYYTDDGTLRASAQVAHFSRGLLSAANLSPDIFVPDMGRAALESAGFCQPMQKSKSRDSLPVYNTDLKTGSPKPSGTDENYFQCSALSEGVLSCGPSPHDFAMDSLRMSMHSERQTPLLTSHHPVDYKDDTAKGQGALSLQVPGQTLEPLPNGRFSHQPPSDSSKADKMADVFNQDMLLKPPDFVDSGYPELGTLCTNATTHTKAPDVAPGDGQERFEKPRSLPPSPGRGEQQQQQQQQQQAACADPGANNTFDYYNVSDDDSEETSRKAAREEKTHEGGGTMQWLLERERERDLQRKFEKNLTFPSPKESDNGSSQKSAHSTRLDSMDSSSVTVDSGFNSPRTRESLASNTSSNVESNRRQNLALSPRHTSGNPPPYPYRHPPDAPNTRTERTQKASITSV from the exons ATGCAAGTGTACAAGGGACAGA GTGTGCCCACGCCTAGCCCGGAGATCCTGCGGCATACGCTGAACGTGTTGGTGCGCGAGCGCAAGATCTACCCCAGTCCCGAGGGCTACTTCATCGTGACGCCGCAGACCTACTTCATCACGCCGTCCCTCATCCGCAGCAGCAGCAAGTGGTACCACCTGGACGAGCGGATACCTGAgcacctgcagcagcagcatcagcatcagcagcagcagcatcagcatcagcagcatcagcagcagcctCAGCCGATGCAGACGCTGCAGTCGCCGCAGCAGTGCACGTCCCCTTACTCTGGCACCATGACCCCTTCCTCCTCGGGGTGCGTGAGGGAGAGGTCCCACCACAAGAACCACGGCGAGCCGTACGTCGTCGGCTACCGGGAGGAGGCTCCCGTCCACCATCACCAGCAGCACCACTCGTCCTCCACCTTGCAAAGGAGGGCGGCGAAGGAGCACCGGGACCTCCACCCGTCGCCTCCGACGCAACACCACCAGGCTCTGCCGGCGCCCACCGAGAAGAGCAAGAGCACCCTTAGCTTTCCGTTCAAGAACGACACTCTGGGCAAACACAaggacagcggcagcagcagtgcCGGTTGCGGCGGTGGCGGTGGCAGCGAGAAACAGTCCAAGAAGTTCGGCCTCAAGCTCTTCCGCCTGAGCTTCAAGAAGGACAAGACCAAGCAGCTGGCCACCTTCTCCGGCCAGTTCCCGCCCGAGGAGTGGCCGCTCCGGGACGAGGAGACGCCCACGACGGTTCCGCGTgatgtggagatggagatcatccGGCGGATCAACCCGGACCTGACGGTGGAGAACCTGGCGAGGCACACGGCCGTGATGAagaggctggaggaggagaaggcgcAGCGCAGCAAGGCCAGCTCCTCGGCCCAGCAGAGCGGCCGCAGCAAGCGCAGTCGCAGCCACCGCAAGGCGCTGCAGCAGCAGGGCAAGACCTCGCGCTCCCAGAGCAAGACGCGGGCGTCCCGGGGCAACCCGTCCGAGGGATCCAACCTCGACCTGGCGACGGGGGAGCGAGAGTATCGGGATTACCGGGACTACCGCTTCTACAGCTCGTCGCTGGTGCGGTCGCCGCGCGAGGCCATGTACTCGATGGAGCGCAACCGCGGGAAGCACATGGTGCACAGCAACCCCAACATCGTGGAGTCGCACTTCACCACGGCGCCCGAGTGGGACGTGTCGGGCGAGCTGGCCAAGCGCCGGACGGAGGTGCCCTTCCCCGAGCCGTCCAGGGCCGCCTCCAACCACCACTCCAAGGTCCATcgcagccacagccacacacaggagaggaaGTCGCGCAACGAGCGCTCGGAGAAGGCCAAAGAGAGGTCCCGCTCCATGGACAACTCCAAAGGCCCACTGGGGGGCCCCTTTCTGGACATGCCGGAGGATTTTGAGTGCAGCCCCGAAGATGGGAGCCGGTACTACACCGACGACGGGACGCTGCGGGCCTCGGCCCAGGTCGCCCACTTCTCCCGGGGCCTGCTCTCTGCTGCTAATTTGAGTCCGGACATTTTTGTGCCTGACATGGGCAGGGCTGCGCTGGAGAGCGCTGGCTTTTGCCAGCCCATGCAAAAGAGCAAGAGCAGAGACAGTTTGCCGGTCTACAACACAGACCTGAAGACCGGTTCCCCGAAGCCATCTGGCACCGACGAGAACTACTTCCAGTGCAGTGCACTGAGCGAAGGGGTCCTGTCCTGCGGACCTTCCCCACACGACTTTGCAATGGACTCCCTGCGAATGAGCATGCACTCTGAACGACAGAcgcctctcctcacctcccacCATCCTGTGGATTATAAAGACGACACTGCAAAGGGACAGGGGGCCTTGTCCCTACAGGTGCCTGGTCAGACACTCGAACCCTTGCCAAATGGCAGATTTTCACACCAGCCCCCCTCCGACTCGAGCAAGGCGGACAAAATGGCGGACGTCTTCAACCAGGATATGCTGCTCAAACCCCCCGACTTCGTGGACAGTGGGTACCCGGAGCTTGGCACGCTTTGCACGAACGCCACGACACACACCAAGGCCCCGGACGTTGCCCCTGGCGACGGACAGGAGCGGTTTGAGAAGCCCcgctccctgcctccttcgccAGGTCGGGgggagcagcaacagcagcagcagcagcagcagcaagcgGCATGTGCAGACCCCGGCGCTAACAACACCTTCGACTACTACAACGTGTCGGACGACGACTCGGAGGAGACGTCGCGGAAGGCGGCGCGCGAGGAGAAGACGCATGAGGGGGGCGGCACCATGCAGTGGCTCCTGGAGAGGGAGCGCGAGCGTGACCTCCAGCGCAAATTCGAGAAGAACCTGACCTTCCCGAGCCCTAAGGAGAGCGACAACGGCAGCAGCCAGAAGTCGGCCCACTCCACGCGGCTCGACAGCATGGACAGCAGCAGTGTGACTGTGGACAGTGGATTTAACTCACCACG CACGCGGGAGAGCCTGGCCTCCAACACGTCCAGCAACGTGGAGAGTAACAGGCGACAGAATCTCGCCTTGAGCCCTCGGCACACCAGCGGCAACCCCCCGCCCTACCCTTATCGACACCCCCCTGACGCACCCAACACTCGAACTGAGAGGACTCAAAAAGCATCCATCACAAGTGTATAA
- the stox2b gene encoding storkhead-box protein 2 isoform X5, whose product MLICLKTAAKRAAFDSHLDYGATQKQERGNKKSQGDVSPISMSPISQSQFIPLGEILCLAISAMNAARTPVTQESLVEHLAACFPGNAGVPTPSPEILRHTLNVLVRERKIYPSPEGYFIVTPQTYFITPSLIRSSSKWYHLDERIPEHLQQQHQHQQQQHQHQQHQQQPQPMQTLQSPQQCTSPYSGTMTPSSSGCVRERSHHKNHGEPYVVGYREEAPVHHHQQHHSSSTLQRRAAKEHRDLHPSPPTQHHQALPAPTEKSKSTLSFPFKNDTLGKHKDSGSSSAGCGGGGGSEKQSKKFGLKLFRLSFKKDKTKQLATFSGQFPPEEWPLRDEETPTTVPRDVEMEIIRRINPDLTVENLARHTAVMKRLEEEKAQRSKASSSAQQSGRSKRSRSHRKALQQQGKTSRSQSKTRASRGNPSEGSNLDLATGEREYRDYRDYRFYSSSLVRSPREAMYSMERNRGKHMVHSNPNIVESHFTTAPEWDVSGELAKRRTEVPFPEPSRAASNHHSKVHRSHSHTQERKSRNERSEKAKERSRSMDNSKGPLGGPFLDMPEDFECSPEDGSRYYTDDGTLRASAQVAHFSRGLLSAANLSPDIFVPDMGRAALESAGFCQPMQKSKSRDSLPVYNTDLKTGSPKPSGTDENYFQCSALSEGVLSCGPSPHDFAMDSLRMSMHSERQTPLLTSHHPVDYKDDTAKGQGALSLQVPGQTLEPLPNGRFSHQPPSDSSKADKMADVFNQDMLLKPPDFVDSGYPELGTLCTNATTHTKAPDVAPGDGQERFEKPRSLPPSPGRGEQQQQQQQQQQAACADPGANNTFDYYNVSDDDSEETSRKAAREEKTHEGGGTMQWLLERERERDLQRKFEKNLTFPSPKESDNGSSQKSAHSTRLDSMDSSSVTVDSGFNSPRTRESLASNTSSNVESNRRQNLALSPRHTSGNPPPYPYRHPPDAPNTRTERTQKASITSV is encoded by the exons ATGCTCATTTGTCTGAAGACAGCAGCCAAAAGAGCTGCCTTTGACTCGCACTTGGATTACGGAGCGACCCAGAAGCAGGAGAGGGGGAATAAAAAAAGCCAAG GTGATGTGTCTCCCATCAGCATGTCGCCCATCAGTCAGTCCCAGTTTATTCCGCTGGGAGAGATCCTGTGCCTGGCCATCTCGGCCATGAACGCCGCCCGCACGCCCGTCACGCAGGAGAGCCTTGTCGAGCATCTGGCGGCATGCTTCCCAGGTAACGCTG GTGTGCCCACGCCTAGCCCGGAGATCCTGCGGCATACGCTGAACGTGTTGGTGCGCGAGCGCAAGATCTACCCCAGTCCCGAGGGCTACTTCATCGTGACGCCGCAGACCTACTTCATCACGCCGTCCCTCATCCGCAGCAGCAGCAAGTGGTACCACCTGGACGAGCGGATACCTGAgcacctgcagcagcagcatcagcatcagcagcagcagcatcagcatcagcagcatcagcagcagcctCAGCCGATGCAGACGCTGCAGTCGCCGCAGCAGTGCACGTCCCCTTACTCTGGCACCATGACCCCTTCCTCCTCGGGGTGCGTGAGGGAGAGGTCCCACCACAAGAACCACGGCGAGCCGTACGTCGTCGGCTACCGGGAGGAGGCTCCCGTCCACCATCACCAGCAGCACCACTCGTCCTCCACCTTGCAAAGGAGGGCGGCGAAGGAGCACCGGGACCTCCACCCGTCGCCTCCGACGCAACACCACCAGGCTCTGCCGGCGCCCACCGAGAAGAGCAAGAGCACCCTTAGCTTTCCGTTCAAGAACGACACTCTGGGCAAACACAaggacagcggcagcagcagtgcCGGTTGCGGCGGTGGCGGTGGCAGCGAGAAACAGTCCAAGAAGTTCGGCCTCAAGCTCTTCCGCCTGAGCTTCAAGAAGGACAAGACCAAGCAGCTGGCCACCTTCTCCGGCCAGTTCCCGCCCGAGGAGTGGCCGCTCCGGGACGAGGAGACGCCCACGACGGTTCCGCGTgatgtggagatggagatcatccGGCGGATCAACCCGGACCTGACGGTGGAGAACCTGGCGAGGCACACGGCCGTGATGAagaggctggaggaggagaaggcgcAGCGCAGCAAGGCCAGCTCCTCGGCCCAGCAGAGCGGCCGCAGCAAGCGCAGTCGCAGCCACCGCAAGGCGCTGCAGCAGCAGGGCAAGACCTCGCGCTCCCAGAGCAAGACGCGGGCGTCCCGGGGCAACCCGTCCGAGGGATCCAACCTCGACCTGGCGACGGGGGAGCGAGAGTATCGGGATTACCGGGACTACCGCTTCTACAGCTCGTCGCTGGTGCGGTCGCCGCGCGAGGCCATGTACTCGATGGAGCGCAACCGCGGGAAGCACATGGTGCACAGCAACCCCAACATCGTGGAGTCGCACTTCACCACGGCGCCCGAGTGGGACGTGTCGGGCGAGCTGGCCAAGCGCCGGACGGAGGTGCCCTTCCCCGAGCCGTCCAGGGCCGCCTCCAACCACCACTCCAAGGTCCATcgcagccacagccacacacaggagaggaaGTCGCGCAACGAGCGCTCGGAGAAGGCCAAAGAGAGGTCCCGCTCCATGGACAACTCCAAAGGCCCACTGGGGGGCCCCTTTCTGGACATGCCGGAGGATTTTGAGTGCAGCCCCGAAGATGGGAGCCGGTACTACACCGACGACGGGACGCTGCGGGCCTCGGCCCAGGTCGCCCACTTCTCCCGGGGCCTGCTCTCTGCTGCTAATTTGAGTCCGGACATTTTTGTGCCTGACATGGGCAGGGCTGCGCTGGAGAGCGCTGGCTTTTGCCAGCCCATGCAAAAGAGCAAGAGCAGAGACAGTTTGCCGGTCTACAACACAGACCTGAAGACCGGTTCCCCGAAGCCATCTGGCACCGACGAGAACTACTTCCAGTGCAGTGCACTGAGCGAAGGGGTCCTGTCCTGCGGACCTTCCCCACACGACTTTGCAATGGACTCCCTGCGAATGAGCATGCACTCTGAACGACAGAcgcctctcctcacctcccacCATCCTGTGGATTATAAAGACGACACTGCAAAGGGACAGGGGGCCTTGTCCCTACAGGTGCCTGGTCAGACACTCGAACCCTTGCCAAATGGCAGATTTTCACACCAGCCCCCCTCCGACTCGAGCAAGGCGGACAAAATGGCGGACGTCTTCAACCAGGATATGCTGCTCAAACCCCCCGACTTCGTGGACAGTGGGTACCCGGAGCTTGGCACGCTTTGCACGAACGCCACGACACACACCAAGGCCCCGGACGTTGCCCCTGGCGACGGACAGGAGCGGTTTGAGAAGCCCcgctccctgcctccttcgccAGGTCGGGgggagcagcaacagcagcagcagcagcagcagcaagcgGCATGTGCAGACCCCGGCGCTAACAACACCTTCGACTACTACAACGTGTCGGACGACGACTCGGAGGAGACGTCGCGGAAGGCGGCGCGCGAGGAGAAGACGCATGAGGGGGGCGGCACCATGCAGTGGCTCCTGGAGAGGGAGCGCGAGCGTGACCTCCAGCGCAAATTCGAGAAGAACCTGACCTTCCCGAGCCCTAAGGAGAGCGACAACGGCAGCAGCCAGAAGTCGGCCCACTCCACGCGGCTCGACAGCATGGACAGCAGCAGTGTGACTGTGGACAGTGGATTTAACTCACCACG CACGCGGGAGAGCCTGGCCTCCAACACGTCCAGCAACGTGGAGAGTAACAGGCGACAGAATCTCGCCTTGAGCCCTCGGCACACCAGCGGCAACCCCCCGCCCTACCCTTATCGACACCCCCCTGACGCACCCAACACTCGAACTGAGAGGACTCAAAAAGCATCCATCACAAGTGTATAA